A genomic segment from Cygnus atratus isolate AKBS03 ecotype Queensland, Australia chromosome 9, CAtr_DNAZoo_HiC_assembly, whole genome shotgun sequence encodes:
- the CCDC39 gene encoding LOW QUALITY PROTEIN: coiled-coil domain-containing protein 39 (The sequence of the model RefSeq protein was modified relative to this genomic sequence to represent the inferred CDS: deleted 1 base in 1 codon), translating to MDSAGSCSAASVLAELQWDDGYAVPMASAENKALEDELQKMQKEKMNLQNQLTDCEERIEAMASHLKNVKQEFTFTQSLYKARENEIGTEQHFKALAEREYGHLKNEIKQMEDEIVALREKKNSQENTINKTTKKLESLKQQMNYDEELLERWIKELNRKYDDADAIQKYAEKDEGKIGALTLQVEKLTMQANQKRRALDNERTETTTAQIELDKTAEDFRRVHQERQEVIRQWENAIQQMQKRDQQINHCALLITEIKQEMRKKRSVLKEKTSFLMNETNNNKEYEKKISSAKQEATSLRKEYQAQDTYRVQLEVELGVLKSNVDRTASDLESLRIQVTSLKKEIQKKSARLSFLKERNAGLSNKLKLVTEKTLSLEDNAWRMEEMLKEEEKTVKEKEMELNKLKEQLFKKTQELKVQKDKEKCVLAEIEGCRTSLKHLNSRLHRLDADALKQQELMYNQDFYIQQVQRRLSRLEGEVNAEEKQVLEAKIAELKKTVEEKKNTCDVLHAQHKKLQSDVQLIKRAMEKSGEEANGLMSKINELNLFNEKSDQELKKAKAIKQEMMIEDNLLKLELKRLQDTLCNKTEKVLTLEKQKLEINKAIAERTEEIKVHKAMLDSQIRVVDQERQRISAEFQDRLNKIDKLRCRYEVLTVVMMPPEGEEEKTQTYYVIKAAQEKEALQREGDDLDAKICKAENEIVALENTLRILNNCNSNYRNSFKEVTETSEEYEEKLKLEEEKRAADEKYRYKRRQIKELQDNLQSMEKNLDILLKQEALFQEQKKEKQAVILQLNKDIEEQKPKLERVIKQCSRLSREIQSLKKTKTETQEERDINLRALKNFNKTINKVLVDVLEANPDLTTSFQKYFHQFNLELPAIASVGGSQSSRSPSTQSSLASSRSSRSTSSGSSQTSLIKVIDLSLSVDIPAEVAASSSQPSSRTSNSDS from the exons ATGGATAGCGCCGGCAGCTGCTCCGCCGCCTCGGTGCTGGCCGAGCTGCAGTGGGACGATGGCTACGCCGTGCCTATGGCCAGCGCGGAGAACAAAGCGCTGGAGGACGAA CTGCAGaagatgcaaaaagaaaaaatgaacctGCAAAATCAGTTGACTGACTGTGAAGAGCGTATAGAAGCAATGGCgtctcatttgaaaaatgtaaaacaagagTTCACCTTCACTCAG TCTCTTTACAAAGCCAGAGAGAATGAAATTGGAACTGAACAACACTTTAAAGCCCTTGCTGAAAGAGAATACGGACATcttaaaaatgagattaaacAAATGGAAGATGAGATAGTTGccttaagagaaaag aaaaacagtcaagAA aatactataaataaaaccactaaGAAGTTGGAAAGCTTAAAACAACAGATGAACTACGACGAGGAACTTCTGGAGAGATGGATAAAGGAATTGAATCGTAAATATGATGATGCTGACGCAATCCAGAAGTatgcagaaaaagatgaagggaaaataGGC gcaCTAACCCTTCAAGTAGAAAAGTTAACCATGCAAGCAAATCAGAAACGCAGAGCTCTTGATAATGAGCGTACAGAAACCACAACTGCTCAG ataGAGCTTGACAAGACAGCTGAAGATTTTCGCCGAGTTCACCAGGAAAGGCAAGAAGTCATCAGGCAGTGGGAGAACGCAATACAACAGATGCAAAAAAGAGATCAACAGATTAATCACTGTGCTCTG CTAATAACAGAGATAAAACAAGAGATGCGAAAGAAAAGAAGTGTGCTGAAAGAGAAGACTTCCTTTTTAATGAATGAAACTAATAATAACAAggaatatgaaaagaaaatttcttctgcTAAGCAGGAAGCTACTAGCCTCCGGAAAGAATATCAGGCTCAGGATACTTACAGAGTTCAGCTGGAGGTTGAG CTGGGCGTTTTGAAATCCAATGTGGACAGAACTGCTTCTGATTTGGAGTCTTTAAGAATACAGGTAACCAGTctcaagaaggaaatacagaaaaaaagcgCCAG ATTAAgctttcttaaagaaagaaatgcaggtcTTTCCAATAAGCTGAAGCTTGTGACTGAGAAGACGCTCAGTTTAGAAGACAATGCCTGGAGGATGGAAGAAATGctaaaggaagaagagaaaactgtcaag gaaaaggaaatggaactGAACAAGTTAAAAGAACAACTTTTCAAGAAAACTCAGGAGTTAAAGGTGCAGAAGGACAAGGAGAAGTGTGTTCTGGCAGAAATTGAGGGATGTCGAACATCACTTAAACATCTTAATAGTCGTCTACACAGACTTGATGCAGATGCATTAAAACAACAGGAGTTAATGTATAACCAG gaTTTTTATATTCAGCAAGTGCAGAGACGGCTGTCACGGTTAGAAGGGGAGgttaatgcagaagaaaaacaagttttggaAGCAAAAATTGCTGAACTTAAGAAAACcgtagaagaaaagaaaaacacatgtGATGTTTTACATGCACAGCATAAGAAACTTCAG AGTGATGTCCAGCTCATCAAGAGAGCAATGGAAAAGAGTGGAGAAGAAGCAAATGGTCTGATGAGCAAGATAAATGAACTAAATCTTTTCAATGAGAAATCAGACCAAGAGTTAAAAAAAGCTAAAGCCATTAAGCAG GAGATGATGATTGAAGATAACCTCCTAAAACTAGAATTGAAACGTCTTCAAGATACCCTGTGTAATAAGACAGAGAAAGTTCtaacactggaaaaacaaaaattggagATAAACAAAGCCATAGCAGAAAGAACTGAGGAAATTAAGGTTCATAAGGCAATGCTGGATTCCCAGATCAGAGTTGTGGATCAGGAACGGCAACGCATAAG TGCCGAATTTCAAGATCGTCTAAATAAAATCGATAAACTGAGATGCAGATATGAAGTTCTTACTGTTGTCATGATGCCACctgaaggagaagaggagaaaacccAGACCTACTATGTAATTAAG gctGCACAGGAAAAGGAGGCCCTTCAACGTGAAGGTGATGATTTAGATGCAAAGAtctgcaaagctgaaaatgaaattgtagcTCTGGAAAACACTCTGCGCATACTTAATAACTGCAACAGCAATTACCGAAACTCTTTCAAAGAAGTCACTGAGACAA GTGAGGAgtatgaagaaaaattgaaactagaagaggagaaaagggctgctgatgaaaaatacagatataaacGAAGACAGATCAAGGAACTTCAGGACAACCTCCAG agcatggaaaaaaatttgGATATACTACTGAAGCAGGAGGCCTTATTCCAagagcaaaagaaggaaaaacaagctgtTATATTACAGCTGAACAAAGACATAGAAGAACAGAAGCCAAAACTAGAAAGGGTTATAAAACAG TGTTCCAGGCTATCCAGAGAAATTCAATCtctaaagaaaactaaaacagaaacacaggaagaaagagacATCAATCTTCGTGCCTTGAAAAACTTCAACAAAACCATCAACAAAGTGTTAGTCGATGTTCTAGAAGCAAACCCTGATTTAACTACATCCTTTCAGAAGTACTTTCACCAG TTCAATCTAGAGCTGCCTGCAATTGCTTCTGTTGGTGGTAGTCAAAGTTCCCGATCGCCATCCACACAAAGCTCACTAGCTTCTAGCAG atcCTCCAGAAGCACAAGTTCAGGCTCTAGTCAGACTTCATTAATCAAAGTCATAGACCTGAGCCTATCTGTCGACATTCCTGCAGAAGTAGCTGCTTCCAGTTCACAGCCATCCAGTAGAACTAGCAACTCTGACAGttaa
- the TTC14 gene encoding LOW QUALITY PROTEIN: tetratricopeptide repeat protein 14 (The sequence of the model RefSeq protein was modified relative to this genomic sequence to represent the inferred CDS: deleted 1 base in 1 codon): MERDLLRQALSYHGPALLSLLRAEQHDNPDFRGLLPPPGASPESPRGGAPRSPAAWSEVTGLEADIQRFIAQKADLLFAQSWQPNGPIAENIEEDEECYAVMPPLEQFMEVPGELRRELFFRDIERGDVVIGRITSIREFGFFMVLMCLGSGFIRQIADLEITALCPLRDVPPQSNHGDPLSYYQAGDIIRAAVKDVDRYHEKITVSLYSSALPPNLSSTTLGVITSDDLPLHYKRSMEVANSAETFEEVLHRSRGFDNPSLIEYLTEKLGISESNPPSLMRSLQMKNIDEEDFAPALRKKQSAAWALKCVKAGVDYFKVGRHVEAMNEYNKALEIDPQNVEALVARGALYATKGSLNKAISDFEIALENCPTHRNARKYLCQTLVERGGQLEEEDKLLNAESYYKKALSLDETFQEAEEALTKLHEHMQKSLEMREKQAAKEERQKEKRIETSAEKLRKLLKEEKRLKKKRKRSTSSSSSSSSSSSDSSSDVSISSSSSSSDHKKRKKKHRHRSESSRSSKKRSSRASSHYKYQVRKEEWYSPPADTSASFLNQSFEMEKLLERQDSLACPKPEVREKDRHCSLSRTSGDDEDTFGGRSEDSRDSYSSSRTQASSSKSEKYHKTDRFFSSRRGYSGSYYKSDDKTRTHYFRKSERDIEGRREQFKKHGSDQDRYYMSPSGSDYSGKSMGKYRSYSSTYFHEGDKSYGSDRHALSQHRSESGYKNRERSHEESNKTEEPNEETLNGTEQTESGVKRNLPQNLVNIFNQIAEFEREKGSKQKKQST; encoded by the exons aTGGAGCGGGATCTGCTCCGGCAGGCGCTGAGCTACCACGGCCCCGCGCTGCTGTCG TTGCTCCGCGCCGAGCAGCACGACAACCCCGACTTCCGCGgcctgctgccgccgccgggggCCTCCCCCGAGTCGCCCCGCGGGGGGGCGCCCCGCTCGCCGGCCGCATG GAGCGAGGTGACGGGCCTCGAGGCCGACATCCAGCGCTTCATCGCCCAGAAGGCCGACCTGCTCTTCGCGCAGTCCTGGCAGCCCAACGGCCCCATCGCCGAAAACATCGAGGAAGATGAAG AGTGTTACGCTGTCATGCCTCCCCTGGAGCAGTTCATGGAGGTTCCCGGGGAGCTCCggagagaattattttttcgAGACATCGAACGTGGCGACGTTGTGATTGGGAGGATTACCTCCATTCGTGAATTTGGCTTTTTCATGGTGTTGATGTGTCTGGGAAGTGGTTTCATACGGCAGATCGCAGACTTAGAAATCACT GCTCTTTGTCCATTGCGAGATGTGCCTCCTCAAAGCAACCATGGAGATCCTTTATCTTATTATCAAGCTGGAGACATTATTCGAG CTGCAGTCAAGGATGTTGATCGATACCACGAGAAGATCACGGTATCACTCTACAGCTCAGCTCTTCCACCAAATCTCTCTAGTACAACACTAGGAGTAATCACCTCTGATGACTTGCCTCTACATTATAA GCGAAGCATGGAAGTTGCTAATTCAGCAGAGACATTTGAAGAGGTTTTGCATCGATCCCGAGGATTTGATAATCCATCGTTAATtgaatatttaacagaaaaactaGGAATAAGTGAATCAAATCCACCGTCATTGATGAGAAGTCTTCAAAT gaaaaatatcgATGAAGAAGATTTTGCCCCAGCATTGAGGAAAAAGCAGTCTGCAGCTTGGGCCCTGAAATG tgtgaaGGCTGGGGttgattattttaaagttgGGCGCCATGTGGAAGCAATGAATGAGTACAACAAGGCTTTGGAAATAGATCCACAGAATGTTGAAGCTTTGGTAGCCCGTGGAGCTCT GTATGCAACAAAAGGAAGTCTGAACAAAGCCATAAGTGATTTTGAAATTGCATTAGAAAACTGTCCTACCCACAGGAATGCAAGAAAATACCTTTGTCAGACACTTGTGGAAAGAGGCGGGCA GTTGGAAGAGGAAGACAAACTACTGAATGCTGAGAGTTACTATAAAAAAGCCTTAAGCTTGGATGAGACTTttcaggaagcagaagaggCCTTAACGAAACTCCATGAGCATATGCAG aaatctttggaaATGAGGGAGAAGCAAGCTGcaaaagaagagagacagaaagaaaagagaatagaaaCAAGTGCAGAAAAATTGCgtaagcttttaaaagaagaaaaaag gttgaagaagaaaaggaaaagatcaacttcctcctcttcctcctcctcttcgtCCTCAAGTGACTCTTCGTCAGACGTatcaatttcttcttcctcctcttcctctgatCACAAGAAACGCAAGAAAAAGCATCGGCATAGATCAGAGTCTTCCCGTAGTTCCAAAAAACGCTCTTCTAGAGCTTCTTCACATTACAAATATCAGGTTAGGAAAGAGGAGTGGTATTCACCTCCGGCTGATACCTCTGCCTCTTTCCTGAACCAAagttttgaaatggaaaaactgcTGGAAAGGCAGGACAGCTTAGCGTGTCCAAAACCAGAGgtaagagagaaagacagacacTGTTCTCTGTCGAGGACTTCAGGTGATGATGAAGACACTTTTGGAGGTAGGTCTGAAGATTCAAGAGATTCTTACAGTAGTTCCAGAACTCAGGCAAGTAGtagcaaaagtgaaaaatatcataaaacGGACAGATTTTTCTCCAGTAGGAGGGGATATTCAGGTTCCTATTATAAGTCAGATGATAAAACCAGGACGCATTACTTTAGGAAATCAGAAAGAGACATagaggggagaagagaacagtttaaaaagcaTGGCTCAGATCAGGACAGGTATTACATGTCTCCATCAGGGTCCGACTATTCTGGCAAGTCAATGGGGAAGTACAGATCATATTCTAGCACTTACTTTCACGAAGGTGATAAAAGTTATGGTAGTGATAGGCATGCATTAAGTCAGCATAGAAGTGAAAGTGGGTATAAGAATAGGGAAAGGAGTCACGAAGAGTCTAATAAAACAGAGGAACCCAACGAGGAAACTTTAAATGGtacagaacaaacagaaagtgGCGTTAAAAGAAACCTGCCCCAGAACTTAGTTAACATATTCAATCAAATTGCTGAATTtgagagggaaaaaggaagtaagcagaagaaacaaagtacataa